Genomic segment of candidate division TA06 bacterium:
GCAAAGCAATCTTGCTGTCATTCGGCTCCTCATTAAGAAGTGTTCATTCATTTAACACACATTTAGATTGCTTCGTCGCTAACGCTTCTCGCAATGACAGATTTCTCTCTTGCTCCGAGTGCCAAAAAACAGTGGCGCGGTTCGTCCTTCGGGGACCTCAGGGCAAGCACTTCGACTCGCCAAGTACAGGCCACGTCGACCAAGGCGAAGTCCCGAGTTAATCGAGGGGCAAGCTCACTGTTCAGTTGTAGTCTCCGCCACAGTTGACATTCGGCCTTTGTGTGAGTATAATAGCACAGGAACACTGGAGGTTAGGCTGTTGCGTAGAACGGTTCTTGCGCTCATAATTCTGCTGGGAGTTTCCAGCAGCGCCTTTTCTATTGACGAACTACCCGCCCCTGAAGACATAGTAGGCGCAAGTTGCGGCATATCGTACAACGCATTGCGCCCCGGAATGGATTTTGAATTCGTCATAGTTGGCAGGGTCAAGGAAGGCTGGCACATCAATTCCAACACGCCCACAGACGAGATGTTTGTGCCTACGTCCGTGGAATTTCATCTACCAGAGCATTTTGAGGTCAAAAAGGTGACGTACCCCCCGGGAATCTTCAGGAAGCTATCTTTCTCGGAAAAGAAGCTCTCAGTCTATGAAGATGAGTTCATTATTCGCGCCAACGCATCGCTTGACAACTCTGCGACCCCTTCTGAGCAGGATGTTGAAGTAGTCCTGACTTATCAGGCGTGTAACGATCAGTTATGCTTGGAGCCTGTTTACAGGAAACTGATTCTGCCCCTGAGCATAGTGGGGCCGGATGTTTCCATAGGCGAGAGTGGGTTCGGGGTTTTCGAAGGGGAGCAAGAAAATTCAAGCAAGACTCTGGGTTTTGGGAGCAAAGGGTTGGGCTTGACCTTTCTGTTCATCTTTTTTGGGGGCCTGGCTCTCAATTTGACGCCGTGTGTATATCCCATGATCCCCGTAACCATAAGCTACTTTGGGGGGCAGAGCCATGGAAGTCACAGAAGGCTATTCATGCTGGCAGTTGCCTACCTGATAGGAATAGCAATCACATACTCCATTCTCGGGCTGATTGCCGCGCTCACAGGCTCTTTGATTGGTGCTGCCATGCAGAACCCAATAGTCCTCTCGTTTGTCGCACTCGTTCTGATAGCCCTAGCACTGAGTATGTTTGACGTCTACACTCTCAAGATGCCTGCTCGAATGAACAGCTTTGCAGGTTCTCCAAAGGTTGGAATTCTGGGATCTTTGTTCATGGGTCTCACCCTGGGGATAGTGATAGCTCCCTGCGTGGGCCCGTTTGTATTAGGCCTTTTGACCTATGTTGGAAAACAGAGCAATCCGCTATTGGGCTTCTGGATGTTCTTCACGCTGGCAATCGGCATGGGACTTCCATTGGTTTTTCTAGCCCTCGTTTCAGGGAACATAGGCAAGTTGCCCAGGTCTGGAGAGTGGATGGTCTGGGTGAAGAAAGTTCTTGGGTTCATGCTTTTCGGTATGGCACTTTACTTCCTGAGGACCATCCTCCCTGGTTCGGTTTACTGGACGGGTATGGCCGTGATTAGCCTTGCCGCGGGCGTTTACCTTGGTTGGCTGGATAGGATAAAGGGTATGGGCAAGCCTTTTTCAGTTTTCAGAAAGATTTTTGGTGTGGCATGCGTTGCGCTCTTCTTATGGCTTGTGGTTGCTCCCGGACACACCTTTGTCAGCATTCGTCCAACTGCACGAGTCGAGTGGCTGGCCTACAGCGATGTTGTAGTAAAGAAGGCAGCGCACGATGGTGTTCCTGTTATTGTAGATTTCACTGCTGATTGGTGCATCCCCTGCGAAGAGTTGGAAGAGAAAACGTTCAGCGATCCCAGAGTGGTAGGGAAGATGTCCCGGTTTCTAACTGTTCGTGTCGACCTTACCAAGGGGTCGAGCGATCATGCAAAGGAGCTGAGAGGTCGGTATCGTGTGGCGGGTGTGCCCACGGTGGTCTTCATTGGAGTTGAGGGGAAGGAACTTCCCGAATTGAGATTCGTCGGCTTTATAAGACCAGACAGCCTTCTCGGTTTGATGGATAAGGCAATCCCCAAGTAACAGAGAAAGGCAGGTGGAAATTGAAAAGAGTTTTTCTTGTCGTATCGGTCTTGCTTCTGGCGCTCACAGTGTTGTCATGTGCGTGCAGAAAGAAGCAGAGTGGAACACCCGGGAATATCGAACCAGGAGTTAGAGCACCCAACTTCACCCTTTATGATTTGGATAAGAACAAGGTCTCCTTGAAGTCGCTCAGGGGTAAGGTTGTTTTGCTGGATTTCTGGGCAACCTGGTGCTATCCATGCAGGATAGAAATACCCCACTTCATTCTTCTCTATGAAGACTACAATTCGAGTGGCCTGGAGGTAATAGGCATAGCGCTGGATAAGGGCGGAGCCAGTACAGTGAAGCCATTTGCAGAGAAGGAAGGAATGAATTACACCGTGTTGATAGGCGATGCTTCTGTGGCAAAAGATTATGGAGGTATCAACTCAATACCCACTACGTTTATGATAGATAAGAAAGGTGTTGTGTACTCCAAGTACGTAGGAGTACCAAGAGACATGGGTGTCTTTGAGCGAGACGTGAAGGAACTACTAGGCAAATGATGGGAGGTCTTGATATGCGCAATCTCACTTTGTCACGGTCCAGGATTAGTATCCTCTCTGCGGCCGCGTTCTTGTTTCTATCCGGGACAATCGCTTTTGGTCAGCCACGAATCAAGTTTGCGGAGACTGTTCACGATTTTGGTCTGGTGAAAGAGGGTGAGAGTGTCACACACGTTTTTCGATTCCAGAATTTGGGAGACGAGCCCCTGAATATTCCCAGAGTGAAGACATCGTGAGGCTGTACCGCTGCCCTTCAGTCTGAAGGGGACATCGAACCAGGTATGTGGGGTGAGGTGAAGGCAACTTTTCGCACGCGCAGCAGGGTGGGTAAACAGAGCAAGTCCATCACTGTCAGTACCAACGACCCTGACAAGAAGACCATGACGTTGGTCATCAAAGGAGAAATCTACAAGCTTCTGTGGACCAGTCCTGGTTCTTTGAGTTTCGGAAAGGTCTATAGAGGTAAATCCAAAACATTGACTTTCAAGGTCATCCCATGGGGCGATACGGAGTTTGAGATTGAGAGAATCGAAGTGCCAACAGACGATTTTGAAGCACATGTTGTGAAATCTTCTGGTCTTGCCACGGTGTGGAGACTCGCCCTGAGATCTACAAAGGACGGTCTTGTGAAGAAATTCGGGTCTAAGCGCGAAGACGAGGCAGGGCCGGAAAACAATCCGGACATAAGACCCGAAGAGGCCCGTGGAGACACGTTACGGGCGGTGACGGTTGCTGTGACCGTCCGTCCAACAGCATCAATCGGACGTCGCTCTGGGAAAGTAAAAATACATACAAACCTGGAAGAAATGCGTGTGCTGCAGGTC
This window contains:
- a CDS encoding DUF255 domain-containing protein, yielding MRRTVLALIILLGVSSSAFSIDELPAPEDIVGASCGISYNALRPGMDFEFVIVGRVKEGWHINSNTPTDEMFVPTSVEFHLPEHFEVKKVTYPPGIFRKLSFSEKKLSVYEDEFIIRANASLDNSATPSEQDVEVVLTYQACNDQLCLEPVYRKLILPLSIVGPDVSIGESGFGVFEGEQENSSKTLGFGSKGLGLTFLFIFFGGLALNLTPCVYPMIPVTISYFGGQSHGSHRRLFMLAVAYLIGIAITYSILGLIAALTGSLIGAAMQNPIVLSFVALVLIALALSMFDVYTLKMPARMNSFAGSPKVGILGSLFMGLTLGIVIAPCVGPFVLGLLTYVGKQSNPLLGFWMFFTLAIGMGLPLVFLALVSGNIGKLPRSGEWMVWVKKVLGFMLFGMALYFLRTILPGSVYWTGMAVISLAAGVYLGWLDRIKGMGKPFSVFRKIFGVACVALFLWLVVAPGHTFVSIRPTARVEWLAYSDVVVKKAAHDGVPVIVDFTADWCIPCEELEEKTFSDPRVVGKMSRFLTVRVDLTKGSSDHAKELRGRYRVAGVPTVVFIGVEGKELPELRFVGFIRPDSLLGLMDKAIPK
- a CDS encoding TlpA family protein disulfide reductase, whose protein sequence is MKRVFLVVSVLLLALTVLSCACRKKQSGTPGNIEPGVRAPNFTLYDLDKNKVSLKSLRGKVVLLDFWATWCYPCRIEIPHFILLYEDYNSSGLEVIGIALDKGGASTVKPFAEKEGMNYTVLIGDASVAKDYGGINSIPTTFMIDKKGVVYSKYVGVPRDMGVFERDVKELLGK
- a CDS encoding DUF1573 domain-containing protein, with amino-acid sequence MMGGLDMRNLTLSRSRISILSAAAFLFLSGTIAFGQPRIKFAETVHDFGLVKEGESVTHVFRFQNLGDEPLNIPRVKTS
- a CDS encoding DUF1573 domain-containing protein, with amino-acid sequence MWGEVKATFRTRSRVGKQSKSITVSTNDPDKKTMTLVIKGEIYKLLWTSPGSLSFGKVYRGKSKTLTFKVIPWGDTEFEIERIEVPTDDFEAHVVKSSGLATVWRLALRSTKDGLVKKFGSKREDEAGPENNPDIRPEEARGDTLRAVTVAVTVRPTASIGRRSGKVKIHTNLEEMRVLQVLAFVDVVGHISVDPPAHNFGVIRTGEKKKVTLAITSNDKTTFKITRVENGCEQVSVSLTEVRPGARYELTVETKPDAPVGRLRGTVKLYTDDPNQPEMKVKLYGKVQN